Proteins encoded within one genomic window of Methanolacinia paynteri:
- the nifU gene encoding Fe-S cluster assembly scaffold protein NifU — translation MYSDKVMDHFENPRNQGTIEDADGIGEVGNPQCGDIMKIYIKVRNDTIEDVKFQTFGCGAAIASSSMATEMIKGKTVKEAWDLSNKAVAEALEGLPPQKLHCSVLAEEAIHKAINDYRAKNGLETWEETGGHQEHHH, via the coding sequence ATGTACAGCGATAAGGTAATGGACCACTTTGAAAATCCCAGGAACCAGGGAACGATCGAGGATGCCGACGGAATTGGAGAGGTAGGAAATCCCCAGTGCGGGGATATTATGAAGATCTACATAAAGGTCAGGAATGACACCATCGAGGATGTGAAGTTCCAGACGTTCGGGTGCGGAGCTGCAATTGCCTCCAGCAGTATGGCAACCGAGATGATAAAGGGAAAGACCGTTAAGGAGGCGTGGGATCTGTCCAACAAGGCCGTTGCAGAGGCTCTCGAAGGCCTCCCGCCCCAGAAACTTCACTGCTCCGTGCTGGCCGAAGAGGCGATCCACAAGGCTATCAATGACTACCGGGCGAAAAACGGCCTTGAGACATGGGAAGAGACAGGCGGGCACCAGGAACATCACCATTAA